One part of the Mya arenaria isolate MELC-2E11 chromosome 3, ASM2691426v1 genome encodes these proteins:
- the LOC128227824 gene encoding vesicle-associated membrane protein 7-like, protein MPILFCTVARGTTVLAKYAGCAGNFTEVTEQILAKIPPDNSKLTYSHGSYLFHYICEERIIYLCITDDDYERAKAFSFLSEIKRKFQMQYGVRAQTALPYAMNSEFSRTMATQMRLSTEPSAGASADKVQAVQGQVDELKGIMVRNIDQIADRGERLELLVDKTEDLSLNAVTFKKTSRNLARSMWWKNMKITIIIVVVVIVILYFIVTAACGGFKWQSCTGKK, encoded by the exons ATGCCGATCCTGTTTTGTACTGTAGCACGAGGTACAACTGTACTCGCCAAGTATGCAGGCTGTGCTGGTAACTTCACAGAAGTCACAGAGCAGATCCTGGCCAAAATCCCGCCAGATAACTCAAAGCTGACATATTCACATGGCAG CTACTTGTTCCACTACATTTGTGAGGAGAGAATTATATATCTGTGTATAACAGATGAT GATTATGAAAGGGCAAAAGCATTCTCCTTCCTGTCAGAAATCAAAAGAAA GTTCCAGATGCAGTATGGTGTTCGAGCGCAGACTGCCCTGCCGTATGCCATGAATTCAGAGTTTAGTCGCACAATGGCCACACAGATG CGGTTATCTACAGAGCCTAGTGCAGGGGCATCAGCAGATAAAGTGCAGGCAGTTCAGGGTCAGGTTGATGAGTTGAAAGGCATCATGGTCAGAAACATCG ATCAGATTGCTGACCGCGGAGAGCGCCTTGAGTTGTTGGTGGATAAAACAGAGGACCTTAGTTTAAAT GCTGTTACATTCAAGAAGACGAGCAGGAACTTGGCAAGATCCATGTGGTGGAAAAATATGAAGATTACAatcattattgttgttgttgttatt gTTATCCTGTATTTCATCGTAACGGCCGCATGTGGAGGATTCAAGTGGCAGAGCTGTACGGGGAAAAAGTGA